From one Actinopolyspora saharensis genomic stretch:
- a CDS encoding MBL fold metallo-hydrolase, whose translation MSTRSSAHPTYGVLRPVLEYAAVRLAHNPGPMTLDGTNTWLVGAPGAGECVVVDPGPADAEHLRAVGEHLPLAGVLLTHHHPDHTDGLEELVELTGAPVRAVDPAWCTSATRNTSGGFGSGPLEDGEVVEAAGLELRVLVTPGHTADSMCLHTEHGGVPALFAGDTLLGRGTTVVMADDGHLGSYLSSLRRLGELAPGTRLLPGHGPEAPDAREVAEHYLEHRRQRIDQVRAAISGLEGEVSARRVTDVVYADVDPSVRPAAESTVLAQLEYLRERGEL comes from the coding sequence GTGAGTACGCGGTCCTCGGCACACCCCACCTACGGGGTGCTGCGTCCCGTCCTCGAGTACGCCGCCGTACGGCTGGCGCACAACCCGGGACCGATGACCCTGGACGGCACCAACACCTGGCTCGTGGGCGCTCCCGGAGCGGGCGAGTGCGTGGTGGTCGACCCGGGCCCGGCCGACGCGGAGCACCTGCGCGCCGTCGGCGAGCACCTCCCCCTCGCCGGGGTGCTGCTGACGCACCACCACCCGGACCACACGGACGGCCTGGAAGAGCTGGTGGAGCTGACCGGGGCGCCGGTCCGCGCGGTGGACCCCGCGTGGTGCACGAGCGCCACGCGGAACACGTCCGGGGGATTCGGTTCCGGACCGCTGGAGGACGGCGAGGTCGTCGAGGCCGCGGGCCTGGAGCTGCGGGTGCTGGTAACCCCCGGGCACACGGCGGACTCGATGTGCCTGCACACCGAGCACGGCGGAGTCCCCGCCCTGTTCGCGGGCGACACCCTCCTCGGCCGCGGGACCACCGTGGTGATGGCCGATGACGGCCACCTCGGCTCGTACCTGAGCTCGCTGCGCCGGCTGGGCGAGCTCGCTCCGGGCACCCGGTTGCTGCCGGGGCACGGCCCCGAGGCCCCCGATGCCCGCGAGGTCGCCGAGCACTACCTCGAGCACCGCAGGCAGCGGATCGACCAGGTGCGCGCCGCGATCAGCGGGCTGGAGGGGGAGGTGAGCGCTCGGCGGGTCACCGACGTCGTCTACGCCGATGTCGATCCCTCCGTGCGGCCGGCGGCCGAGAGCACGGTGCTGGCCCAGCTGGAGTACCTCCGCGAGCGGGGAGAGCTCTGA
- a CDS encoding DUF4177 domain-containing protein, whose amino-acid sequence MTKWEYSTVPLLSHATKQILDQWGEDGWELVAVLPGPTGEQMVAYMKRAKE is encoded by the coding sequence ATGACCAAGTGGGAGTACTCGACAGTGCCGCTGCTCAGTCACGCGACCAAGCAGATACTCGACCAGTGGGGCGAGGACGGTTGGGAGCTCGTCGCCGTGCTGCCCGGCCCGACCGGTGAGCAGATGGTCGCCTACATGAAGCGCGCCAAGGAATGA
- the nth gene encoding endonuclease III, with protein MMRTLTTAYPDAHCELNFEDPLQLAVATILSAQCTDKRVNEVTPKLFARYPTAADYAAADRTELEELIRSTGFYRNKTNSLMGLGAALVERHGGEVPATLEELVKLPGIGRKTANVILGNAFDVPGLTVDTHFARLVGRWGWTESSDPVRIEHAVGELIPRAEWTMLSHRVIFHGRRVCHARKPACGACPLRKDCPSYGIGPTDPGEAAELVRGPESERLLELAGVRTEVGGDEARTAGSGESTTR; from the coding sequence ATGATGCGCACGCTCACCACGGCGTACCCCGACGCGCACTGCGAGCTGAACTTCGAGGACCCGCTGCAGTTGGCGGTGGCCACGATCCTCTCCGCCCAGTGCACGGACAAGCGCGTCAACGAGGTGACGCCGAAGCTGTTCGCCCGCTACCCCACGGCGGCCGACTACGCGGCGGCCGACCGCACCGAGCTGGAGGAGCTGATCCGCTCGACCGGTTTCTACCGGAACAAGACCAACTCCCTGATGGGGCTGGGGGCCGCCCTCGTCGAGCGGCACGGCGGGGAGGTGCCCGCGACGCTGGAGGAACTGGTCAAGCTGCCCGGCATCGGCCGCAAGACGGCCAACGTGATCCTGGGCAACGCCTTCGACGTGCCCGGTCTGACGGTGGACACGCACTTCGCCCGCCTCGTCGGGCGCTGGGGCTGGACCGAGTCCTCCGACCCGGTCCGGATCGAGCACGCCGTCGGCGAGCTCATCCCCCGCGCGGAGTGGACGATGCTCTCGCACCGGGTGATCTTCCACGGTCGGCGGGTCTGCCACGCCCGCAAGCCCGCGTGCGGGGCCTGCCCGCTGCGCAAGGACTGCCCGTCCTACGGGATCGGCCCGACCGATCCGGGCGAGGCGGCCGAGCTGGTGCGCGGTCCGGAGTCCGAGAGGTTGCTCGAACTCGCCGGAGTGCGTACCGAGGTCGGGGGAGACGAGGCACGCACGGCTGGATCCGGGGAGTCGACGACGCGATGA
- a CDS encoding ArsA-related P-loop ATPase, with translation MSSEWDRQLDQARLHFVSGKGGAGKTTAAASLALALATGGRRVLLVEVEGRQGLAQLFDTPPLEYSERRLAAAPGGGEVKALAIEAEAALLEYLAMYYSLGFAGRTLRKMGAIEFATTLAPGLRDVLFTGKLKECVRRTDSNGRYSYDAVVVDAPPTGRIVKFLDVTRAMADLARMGPIHGQSEDVVALLHSADTVVHLVTLPEQLPVRETLETVDELAAADLRPGAVLLNRSRPARLATRSVSAAADGRVDANRIRGGLESAGLDWDDEVLDGLVAETVEHATRASAELAAREQLHGTGVPALELAEYVDGIDVAALYELAEELVARGVGGNG, from the coding sequence GTGAGTTCTGAATGGGACCGCCAACTGGACCAGGCCAGGCTGCACTTCGTCAGCGGGAAGGGCGGCGCGGGCAAGACGACCGCGGCTGCCTCGCTCGCGCTGGCGCTCGCCACCGGAGGGCGCAGGGTGCTGCTGGTCGAGGTGGAGGGCAGGCAGGGGTTGGCGCAGCTGTTCGACACCCCGCCGCTGGAGTACTCGGAACGCAGGTTGGCCGCGGCCCCCGGCGGGGGCGAGGTGAAGGCGCTGGCGATCGAGGCGGAGGCGGCCCTGCTCGAGTACCTCGCCATGTACTACAGCCTCGGCTTCGCCGGTCGCACCCTGCGCAAGATGGGGGCCATCGAGTTCGCGACGACACTGGCCCCCGGGCTGCGCGACGTCCTGTTCACGGGAAAGCTCAAGGAGTGCGTGCGGCGCACCGACTCCAACGGGAGGTACAGCTACGACGCGGTGGTGGTCGACGCTCCCCCGACCGGCAGGATCGTCAAGTTCCTGGACGTCACCCGTGCGATGGCCGATCTGGCCCGGATGGGGCCGATCCACGGTCAGAGCGAGGACGTGGTAGCGCTGCTGCACTCCGCGGACACCGTGGTGCATCTGGTGACTCTGCCGGAGCAGCTGCCGGTCCGCGAGACCCTGGAGACGGTGGACGAGCTGGCCGCGGCCGACCTGCGGCCGGGGGCCGTGCTGCTCAACCGGTCCCGGCCCGCCCGACTGGCTACCCGCTCGGTATCGGCCGCGGCCGATGGCAGGGTGGACGCGAACCGGATCAGGGGCGGGCTGGAGTCGGCCGGACTGGACTGGGACGACGAAGTGCTCGACGGACTGGTCGCCGAGACGGTCGAGCACGCGACCAGGGCGAGCGCGGAACTCGCGGCACGGGAACAGCTCCACGGCACCGGTGTGCCCGCGCTCGAGCTGGCCGAGTACGTGGACGGGATCGATGTGGCCGCGCTGTACGAGTTGGCCGAGGAACTCGTCGCCCGCGGTGTCGGAGGAAACGGATGA
- the nhaA gene encoding Na+/H+ antiporter NhaA, translating to MAKSQRNRAKRSAAPEEARGFDFGSYLRNETVGGMLMLAATVVALVAANSPISGFYEAAREFTVGPHALHLDLTLGEWAKDGLLAIFFFVAGLELKRELTLGDLSDRKTATLPVLAALGGMIVPAVVAAAIGFGAPGAAQAWAIPVATDIAFALGVLSLTSSAMPTTARVFLLSLAVVDDLGAIVVIAVLFTSGLNLLALLIAVVLCAGYWYAQRKRIRTSWLYVPLAVATWVAVHSSGVHATIAGVALGLLTRVRTDPYERASPSMRLEHRLQPWSAALVVPIFALFAAGVPVGGDALGAVFHDRIAIAVMVGLVFGKMLGIFGTSFIAVKLGFGTPPKGVAWRDLFALAMLGGVGFTVSLLIADLSLTGAAADRAKAAVLIASAVASVVATAMLVLRRKRDRSQPQVQPQGEQA from the coding sequence GTGGCGAAATCGCAGCGCAACCGAGCAAAACGGTCCGCCGCCCCGGAGGAGGCCCGGGGGTTTGACTTCGGTTCCTACCTGCGAAACGAAACCGTCGGCGGCATGCTCATGCTCGCCGCCACCGTTGTCGCGTTGGTCGCGGCCAACTCGCCGATCTCCGGCTTCTACGAGGCCGCCCGCGAGTTCACCGTCGGGCCGCACGCCCTGCACCTCGACCTGACGCTCGGGGAGTGGGCCAAGGACGGCCTGCTGGCGATCTTCTTCTTCGTCGCGGGGCTGGAGCTCAAGCGGGAGCTGACCCTCGGGGACCTCTCCGATCGCAAGACGGCGACGCTTCCGGTGCTGGCAGCGCTCGGCGGCATGATCGTGCCAGCCGTGGTGGCCGCCGCCATCGGATTCGGAGCGCCGGGGGCGGCGCAGGCCTGGGCCATCCCGGTGGCCACCGACATCGCCTTCGCCCTGGGCGTGCTCTCGCTGACCTCCTCGGCCATGCCGACCACCGCGCGGGTGTTCCTGCTCAGTCTGGCCGTGGTCGACGACCTCGGGGCGATCGTGGTCATCGCGGTGCTGTTCACCTCGGGTCTGAACCTGCTCGCCCTGCTGATCGCCGTCGTGCTGTGCGCGGGCTACTGGTACGCCCAGCGCAAGCGCATCCGCACGTCGTGGCTGTACGTCCCGCTGGCCGTGGCCACCTGGGTGGCGGTGCACAGCAGCGGCGTCCACGCCACCATCGCCGGGGTGGCCCTCGGCCTGCTGACCAGGGTGCGCACCGACCCGTACGAGCGGGCTTCGCCCTCCATGCGGCTGGAGCACCGGCTCCAGCCTTGGTCGGCCGCCCTGGTGGTGCCGATCTTCGCCCTGTTCGCCGCCGGAGTTCCGGTGGGCGGGGACGCGCTGGGTGCCGTCTTCCACGACCGGATCGCCATCGCGGTCATGGTGGGTCTGGTGTTCGGCAAGATGCTGGGCATATTCGGTACTTCCTTCATAGCGGTCAAGCTCGGCTTCGGAACGCCGCCCAAGGGTGTGGCGTGGCGCGACCTGTTCGCGCTGGCGATGCTCGGCGGGGTCGGATTCACGGTGAGCCTGCTGATAGCCGACCTCTCGCTGACCGGCGCCGCCGCGGACCGCGCCAAGGCCGCCGTGCTGATCGCGTCCGCCGTCGCCTCCGTGGTCGCCACGGCGATGCTGGTGCTGCGCAGGAAGCGCGATCGTTCCCAGCCCCAGGTCCAGCCCCAGGGCGAGCAGGCGTGA
- a CDS encoding phage holin family protein gives MTIVNSAQNKRHEDSDATTVSTATSIPMSEEDTGSGGEQSIGTLARDVATHLSALVRGELELAKAEVAGEVRKALKGSVFFVLALTVLAFSSFFLFFTLAEGLAAVGLWRWAAFGIVFLLMLVVAILLALLGYLRVRKVRAPRRTIDTLKDTAQLRHRHSDGAEQQESS, from the coding sequence ATGACGATCGTGAACAGTGCCCAGAACAAACGACACGAAGACTCCGACGCCACCACGGTCTCGACGGCCACGTCGATCCCGATGTCCGAAGAGGACACCGGGTCCGGGGGGGAGCAGTCGATCGGAACTCTCGCGCGGGACGTCGCGACCCACCTCTCGGCGCTGGTGCGCGGGGAACTCGAGCTGGCCAAGGCCGAAGTGGCCGGTGAGGTGCGCAAGGCGCTCAAGGGCAGCGTCTTCTTCGTCCTCGCGCTGACCGTGCTCGCCTTCAGCAGCTTCTTCCTGTTCTTCACCCTCGCCGAGGGGCTGGCGGCCGTCGGACTGTGGCGGTGGGCCGCGTTCGGGATCGTGTTCCTGCTGATGCTGGTGGTCGCCATCCTGCTGGCCCTGCTCGGCTACCTGCGCGTGCGCAAGGTGCGAGCTCCGCGGCGGACGATCGACACCCTGAAGGACACGGCACAACTGCGACACCGGCACTCGGACGGCGCGGAGCAGCAGGAGAGCTCGTGA
- a CDS encoding MarP family serine protease encodes MNWVDLLVVLLALLAAVSGAHNGLVTASLSFIGVIAGAIIGVRSAPLLLERLDSPAARIGFGVGIVVLLVALGETLGMWVGRQLRDRITGHRRLIGVDNALGALLQGIAVFVVAWLVALPFTAASALPSLASAVSDSRVLRTVDSMMPESARSLPSDLRSMLGISGFPQTLEPFSRTPVASIEPPDPALAHSEVVRQVRPSVVKVRGRAPDCGRALEGTGFVVSPNRVLTNAHVVAGTDSVFVEIGRGQFAAKVVSFDPEEDVAVLSVPSLNAESLDLSPGQATSGSDVLVLGYPLDGPYTASAGRVRERIDLRGPDIYGDSTVMRDVYTVRAQVQSGNSGGPLVNDRGEVVGLVFGAAVDDRNTGFALTAEEISDEVASASSLTAEVPTGPCTE; translated from the coding sequence GTGAACTGGGTCGACTTACTAGTAGTGCTGCTGGCACTGCTGGCAGCGGTCTCGGGCGCGCACAACGGCCTGGTCACCGCCTCGCTCTCCTTCATCGGGGTGATCGCGGGAGCGATCATCGGTGTGCGCTCGGCCCCGCTGCTGCTGGAACGGCTGGACAGTCCGGCCGCCAGGATCGGCTTCGGCGTGGGGATCGTCGTGCTGCTCGTGGCCCTGGGCGAGACTCTCGGCATGTGGGTGGGCAGACAGCTCCGGGACCGCATAACCGGGCACCGCAGGCTCATCGGCGTCGACAACGCGCTGGGAGCGCTGCTGCAGGGGATCGCCGTGTTCGTCGTGGCGTGGCTGGTGGCGCTGCCGTTCACCGCCGCCTCGGCGCTGCCGAGCCTGGCCTCCGCCGTGAGCGACTCCAGGGTGCTGCGCACCGTCGATTCGATGATGCCCGAATCGGCGCGCTCCCTTCCCTCCGACCTGCGGAGCATGCTGGGGATCAGCGGGTTCCCCCAGACCCTGGAACCGTTCTCGCGGACCCCGGTCGCCAGCATCGAGCCCCCGGACCCCGCGTTGGCGCACAGCGAGGTCGTCCGCCAGGTTCGTCCCAGCGTCGTCAAGGTGCGCGGTCGGGCGCCCGACTGCGGACGCGCGTTGGAGGGAACCGGCTTCGTGGTCTCCCCGAACAGGGTGCTGACCAACGCGCACGTGGTGGCCGGAACCGACAGCGTCTTCGTCGAGATCGGACGCGGCCAGTTCGCCGCCAAAGTGGTCTCGTTCGATCCCGAGGAGGACGTCGCGGTCCTGTCCGTGCCCTCGCTGAACGCCGAATCGCTCGATCTGAGTCCCGGGCAGGCCACCTCCGGGTCCGACGTGCTCGTGCTCGGCTATCCGCTGGACGGGCCCTACACCGCTTCCGCGGGCAGGGTTCGGGAGCGGATCGACCTGCGCGGACCGGACATCTACGGAGACTCGACCGTGATGCGCGACGTCTACACGGTGCGGGCCCAGGTGCAGAGCGGCAATTCCGGGGGTCCGCTGGTGAACGACCGCGGTGAGGTCGTGGGGCTGGTCTTCGGCGCCGCCGTGGACGACCGCAACACCGGGTTCGCCCTCACGGCCGAGGAGATCTCCGACGAAGTGGCCTCCGCCTCCTCGCTGACCGCCGAGGTGCCCACCGGCCCGTGCACGGAGTGA
- a CDS encoding TlpA family protein disulfide reductase — MSSEQPDRRGFGHEIRWTLIVVVVAVLGAVALWPRGEDPSSGTDPRPGAAERSRPGVDTLRQRADLAGCVPPSGTGTSTAARDSPLSGVTGTCLGDGSRTDLAETLAGRTTLVNVWATWCPPCREELPALQEYSEQPNSVRVVGLQVQSRQEAGLELLDGLNVRLPVLHAKRERVAEALPAPRPLPASYLVTPEGRVERLPPEVFESPEQIRRAVDDELEAR, encoded by the coding sequence ATGAGTTCCGAGCAGCCGGATCGGCGCGGGTTCGGCCACGAGATCCGCTGGACGCTGATCGTGGTGGTGGTGGCCGTGCTCGGCGCGGTGGCGCTGTGGCCGCGCGGCGAGGACCCCTCCTCCGGGACGGACCCCCGGCCCGGAGCGGCCGAGCGCTCCCGCCCCGGTGTGGACACCCTGCGCCAGCGAGCCGACCTCGCGGGATGCGTTCCCCCCTCCGGCACCGGCACCTCCACGGCGGCGCGGGATTCCCCGCTCAGCGGGGTCACGGGGACCTGCCTGGGCGACGGTTCCCGGACCGACCTGGCCGAGACGCTGGCGGGACGGACCACCCTGGTCAACGTGTGGGCCACCTGGTGCCCGCCCTGCCGCGAGGAACTGCCCGCCCTGCAGGAGTACTCCGAACAGCCGAACTCGGTGCGCGTGGTCGGCCTGCAGGTCCAGAGCCGGCAGGAAGCGGGACTCGAGCTGCTGGACGGCCTGAACGTGCGGCTGCCGGTGCTGCACGCGAAGCGGGAGCGCGTCGCCGAAGCGCTGCCCGCTCCCAGACCACTGCCCGCCAGTTACCTCGTCACCCCCGAGGGCCGGGTCGAGCGGTTGCCTCCCGAGGTGTTCGAGAGTCCCGAACAGATCCGCCGGGCGGTGGACGACGAGCTGGAGGCGCGGTGA
- a CDS encoding NUDIX hydrolase, which produces MRLPAELTLPDELVPERPPDPPVTPRDAATVILLRDGPGGPEVFLQRRVRGMPFAGGMTAFPGGGVDERDDDADIAWAGPSPGWWAARFGCDEQRARSLVCAAVRETFEESGVLLAGESHESVVGEAARYAEERQALVAKELSLAGMLAEHGLVLRADLLRPWSNWVTPAVEPRRYDTRFFLTSIPEGQRADGLTGEAAEAYWRLPAEALNDWRSGECGLLPPTWVTLTELADCSDVASALTVEREIDKVIPKVVHRDGAWRVILPGQE; this is translated from the coding sequence ATGCGTCTGCCCGCCGAACTGACCCTGCCGGACGAGCTGGTCCCCGAGCGACCACCCGACCCGCCGGTCACTCCGCGCGACGCGGCCACGGTGATCCTGCTGCGGGACGGTCCGGGAGGGCCCGAGGTGTTCCTGCAGCGCCGGGTCAGGGGCATGCCCTTCGCCGGTGGCATGACGGCCTTCCCCGGTGGAGGCGTCGACGAGCGCGACGACGACGCGGACATCGCGTGGGCCGGCCCCTCCCCCGGGTGGTGGGCCGCGCGCTTCGGTTGTGACGAGCAGCGAGCTCGCTCGCTGGTCTGCGCGGCCGTGCGCGAGACCTTCGAGGAATCGGGGGTCCTGCTCGCGGGGGAGAGCCACGAGAGCGTGGTCGGCGAGGCCGCGCGCTACGCGGAGGAGCGGCAGGCCCTGGTCGCCAAGGAGCTCTCCCTGGCGGGGATGCTCGCCGAGCACGGGCTGGTGCTGCGGGCCGATCTGCTGCGTCCCTGGTCGAACTGGGTGACCCCGGCCGTGGAACCACGTCGGTACGACACGCGGTTCTTCCTCACCAGCATTCCCGAGGGACAGCGCGCCGACGGTCTCACCGGGGAGGCCGCCGAGGCCTACTGGCGCCTGCCCGCGGAGGCGCTGAACGACTGGCGTTCCGGCGAGTGCGGTCTGCTCCCGCCCACCTGGGTGACGTTAACCGAGTTGGCGGACTGCTCCGACGTCGCGAGCGCCTTGACCGTCGAGCGGGAGATCGACAAGGTCATCCCGAAGGTGGTTCACCGCGACGGAGCCTGGCGCGTGATCCTGCCCGGACAGGAGTGA
- a CDS encoding Crp/Fnr family transcriptional regulator produces the protein MDETLSRAGIFQGVEPAAAEALTQSLEPAEFPRGHVIFAEGEPGDRLYIIQSGKVKLGRKSPDGRENLLAIMGPSDMFGELSIFDPGPRTSTATTVTDVRALTMDRSALRQWIGTRPEIAEQLLRVVARRLRRTNGMLADLIFTDVPGRVAKALLQLAQRFGSQESGLLRVTHDLTQEEIAQYVGASRETVNKALADFAHRGWLRLEGKSVLILDPERLARRAR, from the coding sequence GTGGACGAGACCCTGTCGCGGGCCGGCATCTTCCAAGGAGTGGAGCCGGCGGCCGCGGAGGCACTGACGCAATCGCTGGAACCGGCTGAGTTCCCGCGGGGCCACGTGATTTTCGCCGAGGGTGAGCCGGGGGATCGCCTGTACATCATCCAGTCCGGCAAGGTCAAGCTCGGTCGGAAGTCTCCGGACGGCCGGGAGAACCTGCTTGCGATCATGGGCCCTTCGGACATGTTCGGTGAGCTTTCGATCTTCGATCCGGGGCCGCGGACGTCGACGGCCACGACGGTCACCGACGTGCGTGCGCTGACGATGGACCGGAGCGCGCTGCGCCAGTGGATCGGAACGCGCCCGGAGATCGCCGAGCAGCTGCTCCGCGTGGTCGCCCGTAGGCTGCGTAGGACGAACGGCATGCTGGCCGACCTCATCTTCACGGATGTCCCGGGTCGGGTGGCCAAGGCGCTGTTGCAGCTCGCGCAACGCTTCGGCAGCCAGGAGTCCGGTCTGCTGCGGGTGACGCACGATCTCACCCAGGAGGAGATCGCACAGTACGTCGGGGCTTCGCGGGAGACGGTGAACAAGGCGCTCGCCGATTTCGCGCACCGCGGTTGGCTTCGACTCGAAGGCAAGAGCGTGCTGATTCTCGATCCGGAACGGCTGGCTCGCCGGGCCCGCTGA
- a CDS encoding RidA family protein encodes MRKWTRRLAEIGVELPEVARPVASYAPAVRSGNHVYTAGQLPIVGGELVTTGKLGAEVDQDAGRRLARTCTLNALAAVHGLVGLDSLAGVVKVVGFVASAEGFNAQPAVLNGASELLGEIFGDAGTHARSAVGVAELPLGAPVEVELIAEIDTTA; translated from the coding sequence ATGCGCAAGTGGACACGGCGACTGGCCGAGATCGGGGTGGAGCTGCCCGAGGTGGCCCGTCCCGTCGCCTCCTACGCCCCTGCCGTACGCAGCGGGAATCACGTGTACACGGCGGGCCAGCTCCCGATCGTGGGTGGCGAGCTGGTCACGACGGGCAAGCTCGGCGCCGAGGTGGACCAGGACGCGGGGAGACGACTCGCGCGCACCTGCACGCTGAACGCTCTCGCGGCCGTGCACGGTCTCGTGGGGTTGGACTCGCTGGCCGGCGTGGTCAAGGTCGTCGGTTTCGTCGCCTCGGCTGAGGGGTTCAACGCGCAGCCCGCGGTGCTCAACGGAGCCTCGGAGCTGCTCGGCGAGATCTTCGGTGACGCGGGCACCCACGCCCGCTCCGCCGTGGGGGTGGCGGAACTTCCCCTCGGCGCACCGGTGGAAGTCGAACTGATCGCGGAAATCGACACCACCGCGTGA
- a CDS encoding MFS transporter, with product MSNSVTLTDYRTALRTRGATAPVVTSILARLPVAMIGLALLLYIQRTTDSFGVAGLVSAGNLLGVAFGSVFQGRIMDRVGPTRPLLVVSGIFVVLVATEIAVIESGGPAVALVPLAVAVGTCEPMTGPASRALWTLLLPEGRVRDAAYSYEAISMEVFFILGPGLAGLLVTMPWAGTGLVAGAACMVVGSVGFALTPAARAQRPRTESSTAGSVLGALATPGMRSVALAAFGFGAVLGMVEVAVPAAAERTGHAAVGGLLLSVLSVSSVIVGVLYGMRPWPRPMHLRLPALLSAFGALVMLLILPESLLGLTVALLIAGSLVTPQSTAHSVALEAAAPKGTATEAFGWVITSVTLGAAAGQSLSGQLVELQAPPLSFATAGAIGLVLGGLLWTRRRTLLPARTETPQQAAV from the coding sequence GTGTCCAACTCCGTGACCCTCACCGATTACCGAACGGCATTGCGCACCCGCGGCGCCACGGCGCCGGTGGTGACCTCGATACTGGCGCGGCTGCCCGTGGCCATGATCGGCCTGGCCCTGCTGCTCTACATCCAGCGCACCACCGACTCCTTCGGAGTGGCCGGTCTGGTCTCGGCGGGCAACCTCCTCGGGGTGGCCTTCGGCTCGGTGTTCCAGGGGCGGATCATGGACCGGGTCGGACCCACCCGCCCGCTGCTGGTGGTTTCCGGGATCTTCGTCGTGCTCGTGGCCACCGAGATAGCCGTCATCGAGTCGGGTGGCCCCGCGGTCGCGCTGGTTCCGCTGGCCGTGGCCGTGGGGACGTGTGAGCCCATGACCGGCCCCGCCTCCAGGGCGCTGTGGACGCTGCTGCTGCCCGAGGGGCGCGTGCGGGACGCGGCCTACTCCTACGAGGCCATCAGCATGGAGGTGTTCTTCATCCTGGGCCCGGGGCTGGCCGGTCTGCTCGTGACCATGCCCTGGGCGGGGACCGGCCTGGTCGCCGGAGCGGCGTGCATGGTCGTGGGAAGCGTCGGCTTCGCGCTGACTCCGGCGGCCCGCGCTCAACGCCCCCGGACGGAGTCCTCCACCGCGGGATCGGTACTCGGGGCGCTGGCCACACCGGGGATGCGCAGCGTAGCGCTGGCGGCCTTCGGTTTCGGGGCGGTGCTGGGAATGGTCGAGGTGGCGGTCCCCGCGGCCGCCGAGCGCACCGGGCACGCCGCCGTGGGCGGACTGCTGCTCAGCGTGCTGTCGGTGAGTTCCGTGATCGTCGGAGTGCTGTACGGGATGCGCCCGTGGCCACGTCCGATGCACCTCAGGCTGCCCGCCCTGCTGTCCGCCTTCGGCGCGCTGGTCATGCTGCTGATCCTGCCCGAGAGCCTCCTGGGGCTCACAGTGGCGCTGCTGATCGCGGGAAGCCTGGTCACCCCTCAGTCCACGGCGCACTCGGTCGCCCTCGAAGCGGCCGCGCCGAAGGGCACGGCCACGGAGGCGTTCGGATGGGTCATCACCTCCGTGACCCTGGGAGCCGCGGCGGGGCAGTCGCTCAGCGGCCAGCTCGTGGAGTTGCAGGCCCCGCCGCTGTCCTTCGCCACGGCGGGCGCCATCGGTCTGGTCCTCGGCGGGCTGCTCTGGACGCGGCGGCGCACGCTGCTGCCCGCGCGAACCGAAACTCCGCAGCAGGCGGCGGTCTGA